A portion of the Choristoneura fumiferana chromosome 20, NRCan_CFum_1, whole genome shotgun sequence genome contains these proteins:
- the LOC141439313 gene encoding UDP-glucosyltransferase 2-like, with protein MSHPLDEDGEIEYLQISSVEVGIATFENKQMLALLNDPSVTFDVVICDFVESEIYAALAAYYDCPMIWEYSMGSHWQTLRLIDETTNPAYAFDYLTSDIPPHHSVGTRVKKVWSQIKWQFMKWYKTLPLERGFYYEFFGPLMAKKNKPLPDYDALIYNASLVLSNDYVGNGRITSVPQNFKFIGGYHIETPTKPVPTEIKTILDNAQHGFIYFSMGSLWRSKDIPEHVTKALLDLFGSLKETVMWKYEDKLLNVPKNVHIVPWAPQQSILSHPKCKFFISHGGLLSTLESIHFGVPTIGIPLYFDQFINVNRDVISGRTVKVDFTLNLVEDLRLAIQKIRHPSYKQQAMELSQIYHDRPVSPGKELVHWVEHVIKTGGAPHLRSPASMMPWYQKMFLDVVLYIVAVVSVFVYLVKKYQCTKKIVCSSKKLN; from the exons ATGTCTCACCCACTCGATGAAGATGGCGAAATCGAATACCTTCAAATAAGTAGCGTAGAAGTAGGAATAGctacttttgaaaataaacaaatgctGGCGCTTTTGAATGATCCCAGTGTAACATTCGATGTTGTTATTTGTGATTTTGTTGAATCTGAAATATATGCAGC TTTGGCTGCTTATTATGACTGCCCTATGATTTGGGAATATTCAATGGGATCTCACTGGCAAACACTACGTTTGATCGACGAAACCACTAACCCTGCATATGCTTTTGACTACCTCACGTCAGATATTCCTCCACACCACTCTGTTGGTACACGTGTTAAGAAAGTATGGTCGCAAATAAAGTGGCAATTCATGAAgtg GTACAAGACTTTGCCGCTAGAAAGAGGTTTTTACTACGAATTCTTCGGACCATTGATGGCAAAGAAAAACAAGCCACTGCCAGATTATGATGCTCTCATTTACAACGCATCGCTAGTTCTGTCTAACGATTATGTTGGCAATGGGCGTATTACTAGCGTTCCTCAGAACTTTAAATTCATCGGAGGATACCACATCGAAACTCCTACCAAACCTGTACCAACT gAAATCAAAACTATTCTGGATAACGCCCAGCATGGTTTCATTTACTTCAGCATGGGCTCTCTTTGGAGAAGTAAGGATATACCGGAACACGTTACAAAGGCCTTGCTAGATTTATTTGGAAGCTTGAAGGAAACCGTGATGTGGAAATACGAGGATAAACTGCTTAATGTACCTAAAAATGTACATATTGTGCCATGGGCTCCACAACAAAGTATACTAT ctCACCCGAAATGTAAATTCTTCATCTCACACGGTGGTCTGCTCTCTACCCTTGAATCCATTCATTTTGGAGTACCAACCATTGGAATACCCCTATACTTCGACCAATTCATCAATGTGAACAGGGATGTCATATCTGGACGTACCGTCAAAGTTGATTTCACTTTGAATTTGGTAGAAGACTTGAGACTCGCGATCCAAAAAATCAGACATCCCTC GTATAAACAACAGGCCATGGAACTCTCTCAGATATACCACGACCGTCCAGTATCTCCCGGCAAGGAGTTGGTCCATTGGGTAGAGCACGTCATCAAAACAGGCGGAGCGCCACATTTGCGCTCCCCCGCATCCATGATGCCCTGGTACCAGAAAATGTTTCTGGATGTAGTTTTATATATTGTAGCTGTTGTTTCAGTGTTTGTATATCTAGTTAAAAAGTATcagtgtacaaaaaaaatagtctgtAGTtctaaaaagttaaattaa